Within Micromonas commoda chromosome 9, complete sequence, the genomic segment CGTCCCCCCGAAGGACGTTCGCGGCTTGACGTTTCCCCCCTCCCTCCCCGACCGCCCCAGGCTGATGTGTTGCAGGTTGGCAGGACCAGGTCCAGCCAGATCTACATCAAGGGTGACCCTGCGGTGAGCCAGAAACACGCCTCCATCACCTGGAACGGGAAGCAATGGCGGATCGTCGACCTGGGTTCGTCCAACGGGACCACCGTGAATGATGTCGaactcgaggaggacggcgaacCCATGGCGCTCAgtgacgaggacgtcgtcatGGTGGGTACCGACACCACCGTCAAGGTGACCATCGAGAAGCCCGCGGTGAAGGAAGCGGAGCCCGCGGTGAAGCAacccgcgaaggaggagaatGAGGTCAAGGCTGTACCCAAGAAGAGGGGCAGgcccgccaagaagaaggtggCTGAGcccgaggctgtcgcggaGGACCCGGAGCCGCCGAGCAAGaaacccgccgcgaggggcggcaGGGGTAGGAAGAAGGTcgagccggagcccgagccggagGTTGCGAAGGAATCCGAGCCCGTCGATGAACCCacgccggagcccgagccgaTGGCGGAACCTGGGCCCGAGCCTGCTGttgaggaagaggaggaggacaacgacgacgacaaggagaac encodes:
- a CDS encoding predicted protein, translating into MPPKRRAPARGAAKKAADTAGNRDILIIEVIEGPATGTKFTPTADVLQVGRTRSSQIYIKGDPAVSQKHASITWNGKQWRIVDLGSSNGTTVNDVELEEDGEPMALSDEDVVMVGTDTTVKVTIEKPAVKEAEPAVKQPAKEENEVKAVPKKRGRPAKKKVAEPEAVAEDPEPPSKKPAARGGRGRKKVEPEPEPEVAKESEPVDEPTPEPEPMAEPGPEPAVEEEEEDNDDDKENIGITVEQFIAEKVEGFIASAHDVATQEVKGLMEMKEEVKENIRKHFAEVEA